The stretch of DNA GCGTGGAGGTGAGTTCTCCGAAATCCGTGGGGTTGTAGGTTTTCTGGGAATCTCGGGTTGCCACGTTATCCCAGTGGTTCGAGGCGATTTTGGTCTCAATCTCCAGGAAGCGCTTGGCGTCTGCTTCGGCTTTTGTACTGTCGCCGTAATCGGCGAGCATCAGAAGCTTCATGACCATATGCACGTACTGCTCACGGATCGGCGCGTAATGATCTTCGCGATAGTAGGCTTCGTCCGGAAGGCCGATGCCGCCCTGCTCGATATGCAGAATGTTGTGCTCGGGGTCGCCGGGGTCACCGTAAACACCGCAATCGAAGAAGTCGGGGCCTCCGAGTGTGCACAGCTCACCCAAAACCTTGGTCAGTTCCGCCTTGTCGGCGGCGTTGTCGATGCGATCGAGCGTGCCCTTGATGGGGCTGATGCCCGCGTCCTCGATGGCATCGGTGTCAAGGAATGCGCGATAGAGGCTTTGGGATTTGTGGGCCGGGCAATCCTCGTCTTCGAGAATGTCACGAATCTGGTTTTCCGAGTCTTCGGCAAGCTTGTCGAAAGCACCGTAACGTGAACGGTCGTCCGGAAGTTCATAGGTGTCGATCCATGGGCCGTTGACGAAACGGAAGAGGTCGTCGCCGGGGCTGATGGTGCTGGAGAATGAGGTCGTATCAAGGCCTGAAATCAAAGGTGTAGACATGGCTCTACTGTATCGGCGTTCTCTGACAAGAAGCGTTGCGGGATAAAAGAAAAATCGTGCGGAAACCAGAGATTTTTACACCCGGCTTGTGCCAAGTTCAAAGTCTTGAAGTCGCTAGCGAAGGAATAGCTTTCGACTTTAATCTGTTGAATGACATGGTAGTTGAAGTGAAGCGCCACTGTGTGATTTGATGGTGACGGCGACAATGAAAAGGAGTCGATATGTCAGACGCCAATACGAATGATAATAATTTGAACGTGAATGGAAACAACGAGAACGCTCAGCAACAGCCCAATAGCCAACAACCGTCAGGTCAGCCGGAATATGGAGCCTATGCGCCTAATGCCAACGCTATGAATGGCAACGAAAACCAGTCCGAAAACAATGGGTATGCTCAGAACGCCGGACAAAGCAACCAGAATTATGGCCAATACACCGGCAACCAAGGCGGTGCTCCGCAAGCCGGCCCGAACGCCAATCCATACGTATACAACGGTCAAGGTCAGAACCAGAATCAGGCCCCGTATAGCGGTTATGGTCCGAACGGTTATGGGCCGTATGCCGCTGACCCCAATCAATACGACCGGCAATACCAGAATGGCAACCCTTACGCCAATGCCAATCAATATGCCAACGCCAGCCAAAACGGCCAATACCAATATGCGCGGAACGGTCAGCAGACTCGAAATGGTGGCCCGACAGCAGGCAATAACAACTATTTCAACGCCCAATCGGCTCGACCCGGAAGCAACGAATGGTGGCGGATGAACCCCTTCAAACTGGCCGAGGAATGGCTGCCGAACCAGGCGAAGAAAACCATCCGCATCGTCTATGGTGTGGTCGGTGTCGTCGCTCTCCTGCTTGGCTTGGCGCTGCTGATTTGGCCCGGCAAGACACTGGTGGCTGTGGCCATCGTTTTGGGTGCCTACTTCGTGGTTTCCGGCGCCATCCGCATCATCGGCGCCATCGTCGAAAACGGGCTGCCCGGCGGCTGGCGAGTGCTTGACATACTCGTTGGCCTTCTTTTGGTGATCGGTGGTGTGATTATGCTCAAGAACACCGCGATTTCCACAGCTTTGCTGACGATTTTGGTCACCTTGACAGTCGGCATCGGCTGGATCATGGAAGGCATTATGGCGTTGGTCGAGACCTGGCGCTTGCCGAAGTCCGGTTGGGCCATCTTCTATGCGATTATCTCCATCCTCGCCGGTATCGTCGTGCTTTTCTCCCCGTTCGCTTCGGTGATCGTACTGGTCGTTTTCGCGGGCATCGCCATGGTGGTCATGGGCATTCTCGCCATCGTCCGCGCCTTCCGTTTCGGCAAGAAGTGACGATAATATCTGACGAATGATATCGTTGCGCAACGCTTTTCGTATCCGTTTATCTAAGGCACCGTTGACGATATAACGCCTTGGCTGCTTTGAACCCCGTGTTCAAGCAGTCGAGGCGTTTTCATATTTGGTGAGGGCGATATGGTTTCGCGGTTGATTACGGCAATGAGCGAATTGAAAAATCGCCGGAAGATTGTTGGCCGAACGAAGTAGGGTGAAGGCATGATCGAATTGAAAACGCCAAAGGAAATCGCTTCGATGAAGGTCGCCGGCCGTTTCGTCGGCAGCATTCTGAAGGAACTTCAGGAAACCACCAAAGTCGGTACCAATCTGCTTGAGATCGACGATTTGGTTCGTCGTCGCATCGAAAGCCGCAAGGGCGCCGAATCCTGCTATGTGGATTACGCCCCTGATTTCGGCACCGGCCCGTTCAAGCATTACATCTGCACCTCTGTCAACGATGCGGTGCTGCACGGTGTTCCTTACGATTACGCACTCAAGGACGGCGATTTGGTGAGCCTTGACTTGGCCATCAGCGTCGACGGATGGTGCGGGGATTCCGCAGTGAGCTTCGTGGTCGGCAAGGATCCGAATCCCGAGGATATCGCGCTGATCAAGTGCACCGAAGAGGCGCTCGCGGCCGGCATCGCGGCGGCGCAGTCCGGCAACAGGCTTGGTGACGTCTCCGCAGCTGTCGGTGACGTGGCGCATGAGCATGGTTACACCGTCAACATGGAGTTCGGCGGCCATGGCATCGGACATGTGATGCACGGCGATCCTTTCGTTCCCAACGACGGCAAGGCCCACCACGGCTACAAGCTGCGCCCGGGCCTGACCATCGCCATCGAGCCGTGGTTCATGAAAACCACCGATGAGATCTATCAGGATGCCAAGGACGGTTGGACGCTGCGCAGCTCCGACGGTTCCAACGGCGCCCACAGCGAGCACACCATCGCCATCACCGACAACGGCCCCGAGATTTTGACCGTTCGCGAGTAGCTTTCCGTAGGCTTGGGAATCTACATTTATCATGGCATCTGCTTCTTTGCAAGTGGATGCCAATTGTATCTGTGCGTGTTTTGCAGCTGACAGGAATAGTGAACTGAACAAAGAGGTTTAGCCTGTTGTCTGGATGACATCTGTTGCTGAACGGTTTTCGGGCATGACTTGGCCAGGAGGCCGTAAACCGTTCATTTAGCCGATTAAGTTGGTTTTTGACGGCTTTTTGATGAGTCGGTTGATTGAAGATGCTCATGGTCAAGGCAAAATGTACGGAACGTGGACATTTGCTTCCCCAGTTTACATTCATGCAATAAGGTGTGTTCAATCCTCAATGGATTGCGGCAATGCTTTTCGTTTTGTCTGGTTTGGTAAGCTGAGAGGCAGCAAAGTAACGGTCGAGGGGCGTAAGGAAGGTGGAAGCCATGGTGGAGGCAAAACTCAATGTCGATGCGAGCAAGTTCGATTTGCCCGTAGTCAAAGCCACGGAGGGGGCCGACGGCATCGTGGTCTCCAGCCTCAAAAATGATGGCTTCGTCACCCTTGATCCCGGCTTCCTGACGACTGCTCAATGCGAATCCAAAATCACCTTCATCGACGGTCAGAAATCCATTTTGCGTTATCGAGGCTACCCGATCGAGCAGCTTTGTGAGCAATCCGATTTTCTTGAGGTGGCCTGGCTTCTGCAGCATGGTGAACTGCCAACAAAGGCGGAATACGACCAATTCTGCCTTGATCTGAACCATCGCACCATGGTGGGCGAGGACTTTCGCAGTTTCATGGCCTCGTTCCCGCATTCCGCCCAGCCGATGAGCGTACTCGCCTCGGCAATCAATGCGCTGGCGGCGTTTTATCCTGATACCACCGATATCAGCGACCCCGATCAGCTTGACGAATCGGCACGAATCATCATGGCCAAGGCCCGTACCATCGTCAGCTATATCTACCGTCGACGCCGTGACGAACCGATGCTTTACCCGGACGTCGCACGTGGTTATGTCGACGATTTTCTGCGCATGTGCTTCGCAGTGCCTTACGAGCCCTATGAATCCGACGAACTGTCCATCCACGCGCTCGGCCGTTTGTTGATCATCCACGCCGACCACGAGCAGAATTGTTCGACTTCTGTGGTGCGTATTGCCGGCAGTGCCCACGCCAACCTGTATTCGGCAGTGGCGGCAGGTGTCAATGCACTTTCCGGCCCGCTGCACGGCGGCGCCAACGAAGCGGTGTTGAAACAGCTTGAGGTTATTCGTGATTCGGGCGAAAGCGTCAGCCAGTTCGTCGAAAACGCAAAAAAGAACGGTACCCGCATTTCCGGTTTCGGCCATCGAGTTTACAAATGCTACGACCCGCGGGCAGTGGTCGCCAAACACTATCTTGAGCAGCTGATGGCGCGAGGGGACGTCGATAATCGTCTTCCTGTAGACGAACGCGCTCTGTTTGATATTGCCACGGAACTTGAGGACATCGCCACGCACGACGATTATTTCGTCTCTCGTCATCTCTATCCGAACGTCGATTTCTATACCGGTCTGCTCTACCGGGTCATCGGCTTCGACGCCCCGATGTTCACCCCGCTTTTCGCACTTGGCCGCATTCCCGGCTGGATTGCGCAATACCGCGAGATGCTGGACGACCCAAAGACCAAGATCGGCCGGCCACGCCAGGTCTACACCGGCGAAACCGAACGTGATTACGTCCCGATGAATCAGCGCTAGGTTCCAAAACACAAGTCAGGGGATAGGTTTTTGAGAATGGCGGAAAATGGCCGATTTCAAAAACCTATCTACCGACTTGTGAGAAATCAGTTCTTGTGCAGCTTCTCGTTCAGGGCGATGCCGACCTTGCGGTAGCGGGCCTCGATGGCACCGGTCACCGAATTGCGGATGAAGAGGATGTTGTCTTTGCCTGAAAGCTCGGAACCTTTGACCACTTCCAGCGGCTCGCCTGCAGCAATCTTGGCCTTGTCGTGGATGGTGATCTTTGTGCCGGCGGTGACGTAGAGTCCCGCTTCGACCACGCAGTTGTCGCCCAGGGAAATCCCGATACCGGCATTGGCGCCGAGCAGGCTGTGCTCGCCGATGGAATTGCGCAGCTTGCCACCGCCGGAAAGCGTGCCCATGATGGACGAGCCGCCGCCGACGTCGGAGCCGTCTCCAACGGTGACACCTTGGGAGACCCGACCTTCGATCATGCAGGTGCCGAGCGTGCCGGCGTTGAAGTTGACGAAACCGGCATGCATTACGGTCGTGCCGGCGGCCAAATGGGCGCCGAGACGTACGCGGTCCGCGTCGCCTATACGTACGCCTTCCGGCACAACGTAATCGACCATACGCGGGAATTTGTCGATGCCGAGCACGTTGACGTCGACGTGGGGAGCGGGCATACCGCCGGCGACCGTGCCGGCCTTGGCCACGGCGTTCATCACGTCCATCTTGCGTAGTGCGAAGTTCTCGGCGGCGAACGGCCCGTAGTTGGTCCACACCACGTTGGCGAGTTTGGCGAAAATGCCGTCGAGATTGATGGTGTTCGGCTCGACCATGCACATGCTTAGCAAGTGCAAACGCAAGTAGGCATCGGCGGCGTCGGCGATGGGAGAGTCAAGAGCGGAGACGGTGAACACGGGCACACGCCGTACACCGCGAGCGTCTGGCTGGTCGTAAGCCAAAGCCCCGAATCCATGCTTCGGCCGCGAAGCCTCGTCGGGTGCCGCACCCATTTCCAGTTTCGGATACCACACATCCAGCGTGTTGCCCGCCTCGTCGATCGAGGCCAGGCCCCAGCCCCAAGCCGTCCGTTCGTCACTCATACCTGCTCCTTTTTAGCTACATTGTTGAAATGAATATGTATCCAATCTAGCGCAAACCAGAATATTTGTCGCTGCAAAGCCCAGAAGCCAAGCTATCAAGACGTTAAATCCCGCAGGCTCGATACAATGATGGATTGTGAGTGATTACAGGAAAGAACGCGAACGCCGCGAGGGCCGTCGCCGCAATATCGTGCGGGCGATTTGCATTGTCGTGGCTGCAGCGATGCTGCTTGCGCTGGTCATTCCTGCAATCTATGCGGGCCTTTGACGATCTTGCATTGAATACGGCAACAAGGTCATGACGGTCAGGGCGACGGATTTTGTGGTGCAAGATTCATTGAAGGAAATGAATATCTACCTTGATATCCGGGCAAGTCGCAGGAACTGCGTTAATCGGAATCGATTATTTTCGACCTTGTGCCAATAAAGACGGTCAGAGAATTTTCAGTGAGCAAATATAAGGTGAAGTGCAATGGCAGAATTTGATTTTTCCCAGGCGCTGGGTGAGGCGCGAACCAAATACGAGACGATTGAAAAGGCATTGGATGTCAATCGCCTGAAATCCGAAATCGACGAGCTTGAGAAAGAGGCGTCGGCGCCGAATCTCTGGGACGATGTCGAAAACGCTCAGAAGATCACCAGCAGGCTCTCCAACAAGCAGGGGCTGATCAAGAAGCTTGATTCGCTTTCGAGCCGGCTTGATGACATCGAAACGCTCTACGAACTCGGTCAGGAAGAAGACGATCCTGACTCGATGAAAGAGGCGCAGAACGGTGTCGACGCCTTGCAAAAAGACCTTGACGAAATGGAGATCCAGACCCTGCTTGACGGCGAATATGACGAGCGCAGCGCTGTGGTGACCATCCGAAGCGGCGCTGGTGGCGTGGATGCTGCCGATTTCGCGCAGATGCTGCTGCGCATGTACCTGCGTTGGGCCGAGCGCAACGGCTATAAGGCCAAGGTGATGGACACCTCGTACGCCGAAGAGGCAGGCATCAAATCCGCGACTTTCGAAGTCGACGCGCCGTACGCTTACGGCCGTCTTTCCGTGGAAGGCGGCACGCACCGCCTGGTTCGTATCTCTCCTTTTGATAACCAGGGCCGCCGTCAGACCAGCTTCGCCGCGGTCGAAGTGGTGCCGCTGGTCGAAGAAACCGATCACATCGACATTCCCGATTCCGATATCCGCGTGGATACCTACTGCTCGTCCGGCCCCGGCGGACAGGGCGTCAACACCACGTATTCCGCGGTGCGCATCACCCATTTGCCTACGGGTATCGTGGTGACCATGCAGGATGAGCGCAGCCAGATACAGAACCGCGCCGCCGCCATGGCCGTGCTCCAATCCCGCCTTCTCGTGCTTCGCCATGAGGAGGAAGCCAAGAAGAAGAAGGAACTGGCCGGCGACATCAAGGCCAGCTGGGGCGATCAGATGCGTTCTTATGTGTTGCATCCGTATCAGATGGTCAAGGATCTGCGCACCGGCTACGAGACCAGCCAGACGCAGGCCGTTTTCGACGGTGACATCAACGGGTTCATTGACGCGGGCATCCGCTGGCGCCACGAACAACGCCGTGAGGCCGCGTTGGAAGCCGAGCAGGCCGAAGATCAAACCAAAAACAACAATAAAAAGTAAAGACTTTCAGCCATTTCAGTGGAATCAGGACAATCTGCGAGGCTGAAGTTCGTAGACTTGAACTTGAGCGGCAAACAGTAAGGACACGGCATTATGGCGTTGATCACATTGGACAAGGTCTCCAAGATCTATCCGAAGGGCACCAGGCCCGCCCTTGACCATATCAACCTCAACATCGAACGCGGCGATTTCGTCTTTTTGGTGGGCGCTTCGGGCTCCGGCAAGACGACATTGCTGAGTCTATTGTTGCGCGAGGAAGAGGCCACGGACGGTGAAATCCGTGTGGCTGGCAACGACCTACGCCGCCTAAGTGCGCGTCAGATTCCACAGTATCGTCGTTCGATAGGTTTCATTTTCCAGGATTACAAGCTGCTGAACAACAAGACGGTCTGGCAGAACGTCGCCTTTGCGCTCGAGGTCATCGGTACCCGTCGTTCCACCATCAAGTCGCTGGTCCCGAAAGTTCTTGAAACCGTAGGTCTCACCGGCAAGGAAAAGAACTACCCGCACGAGCTTTCCGGCGGCGAGGCCCAGCGTGTAGCCATCGCCCGCGCCTACGTCAACCACCCGCAGATTCTTCTGGCCGATGAGCCCACCGGCAACCTCGACCCGACCACGTCGCTCGGCATTATGGAAGTCTTGGACGCCATCAACCGCACCGGTACCACCATCGTGATGGCCACCCACAACGAGGAAATCGTCAATTCCATGCGCAAGCGCGTCGTCGAGCTGCATGCGGGCAAGATCGTGCGTGACGAGGCCAAGGGCAGCTATGATTCCGCCCGATACTTCCCGGACGCCGACGTGGAGTCCAAGGCCAAGCAGGTCATCGATCCTACCGCCAATAAATTCAAGAGGCCGCAATCCCGTGTCAGTGCCATATCGGCGACGTCGGGACAGTCAATCAACTCCCAAACCAGCGATGAGCGTTCCATTGTCGCCACGCAGGCCATGGATGCCGTCGCCGAGGCCGTAGCGAACGGTACCGGCGAAAACGAAGGCATCGCCCGACTTGCCAGCGCCATGCATTCCGGCCGCACCGGACGCTACGGAGAGGCGTTCCAATCTGCGGAAACCACGATGACATGGGGTAAAGGCCTGACGTCTGAGGAAATGACCGGCGCACACGAACCAGTGTCGGCTGCAAACCAAGGAACACAAACCGGGCAATCGGAACGTTCGAGACGTTCGGGGCAAGGCACTGATTCTTCGTCTTCATCGGTTGCGGGAAACACGCAGTCCAAGCCTGCAGCTTCCCGTATTTCGAAGACTTCAGGGGGCGCAAAAGCAGTGAATCCAGCGGGTACTGCCGGTAGTGCGTCCACTGCAGAGCAACAAGGCAAGCAGCCGAAAGCCAATATCACGAATACTCGGACGGCTGGAATTCTGAAGAGCTCCCAGAGTGTAAAAAACTCTGATAGCGTGGCAAAAACCGGCAAAGCAAAGGCCAAAGCGCCATCTTTGCCAGCGCCTCCGATTCCGCCATCGCAAGCAAAATCGAAGCCGAACACGAAGCCGACGGCCGGCAAAGACGTGCAAAGTAAACAGGTTCACAACGCACAAGGCCGTAACAACGGCAAGAATGCAGGGGAGCGGAAATGAGAGCACGGTTTATCCTTTCTGAAACATGGACGAGTCTGAGGCAGAACGTCTCGATGATTCTTTCCGTGCTTTTGGTCACGTTTATCTCCTTCCTTTTCATCGGCGCTTCCGGCCTGATGCAGGCGCAGATCACCAAGGCCAAAGGGGATTGGTATAAAGAGGTCGAAGTGGTGGTCTGGCTGTGCCCCGACGGCACCAGCCAGGTCGCCAATTGCTCGGCAGGCAAGGCCCCGACCCAGCAGGAGATCATCCAGCTACAGGATAAGATTCACGACGAGCTCGGCAACGTGGTCTCGAAGATCACCTATGAAAGCCGTGAGGATTTCTATAAGAACACGTTCCTCAAGCAATATCCGAACGGCATCTATCAGGGCCGTACGCTGACGGCCGCGGATATGCAGGATTCGTTGAAGCTCAAGCTCAAGGATCCGACGAAGTACCAGGAGGTCTCCGAAACGCTTTCTGGCAGCCAAGGGGTCGAGGAGGTGCTGGATCAGCGACAGATCTTCGACCCGGTCTTCGCTGTGCTCAACAAGGGCACTGCGGTCACGTTGGTTTTGGCGGCGGTGATGGTCGTGGTGGCTGTCCTGCTTACGGCGATTACCATACGTATGAGCGCGGCGAGTAGGAAAAACGAGACCGAAATCATGCGTTTGGTCGGGGCCTCGAATTGGACGATTCGATTACCGTTCGTGCTCGAAGGTGTTCTGGCCTCGCTTTTGGGCTCGTTGCTCTCTTGCGCGGCGTTGAGCGCCATCGTCAAGTTGTTCATCACCGATTGGCTTGCCAAGACGGTGCAATGGATGCCCTTCGTCAATCAGGCGACGGTGTGGCTGATGGCTCCTGCGTTGATAGTCGGCGCAATGCTGCTTTCCGCGATCGTCTCGACGATATCCCTACGGCGATATCTTCAGGTCTAGGACTCATTGCACTACTATCATGCTGTAACAGACTCGCTTAATGAACTGATAATAAGGGTTTGTTACAATAGAGACATTGCATTACTTAAGAAAGGTGTTGTCGTGCTGAAAGTCACTCAACGTTTGCGCGTGTTTGTGGGGATGGTACTTTCCGTCGTCATGTTGCTCACTTGCGCCGCTGCGGTGCTTACCGCCAATCCGGAACAGGCCGAAGCCGCCACATGGGGGGATTATCAGCAGAAACAACAGGAGACCAACAATCTGCGCAGCCAGCTTGTCGGGGTCAATTCCGATTTGGCGAACAAGATCATTCAGCTCAATGATCTGACCGACAACCAGATTCCCGCAGCTCAGCAAGCCGCCGATGATGCGCAGGGCAATGCCACGCAGGCCCAGACGGCGGCGCAGTCCGCCACCGATCGCCTCAATGCCGCCATCAAAGACAAAGACGATCTCGAAGCCAAGATCAAGCAGACAGGTATCGATTACGATGACGCGAAGGCCGGTGTCGCCCAGGTGGCACGCGACAGCTTCCACGCCACGCAGGCCACGCAGGTCATGGATGTGGTCACCAAGTCTTCCACCACGCAGGATTTCGTCGACAAGATGCAGTCCCAGGCAGCCGTCAAGCGCAGCGAGGCCAATGCGGCGGACGAAGACGCCAACACCTTGAACTCCTCAATGAACCGCAAGCAGCGTCTTGACGCAATCGAGGAGCAGATTTCCAAACTCAAGGTCCAGGCCGACAGCGATGCGGCCACGGCCCAGCAGGCGGCTCAGACCGCACAGGCCAAGCAGAGCAGCCTGCAGTC from Bifidobacterium sp. ESL0728 encodes:
- the prfB gene encoding peptide chain release factor 2 produces the protein MAEFDFSQALGEARTKYETIEKALDVNRLKSEIDELEKEASAPNLWDDVENAQKITSRLSNKQGLIKKLDSLSSRLDDIETLYELGQEEDDPDSMKEAQNGVDALQKDLDEMEIQTLLDGEYDERSAVVTIRSGAGGVDAADFAQMLLRMYLRWAERNGYKAKVMDTSYAEEAGIKSATFEVDAPYAYGRLSVEGGTHRLVRISPFDNQGRRQTSFAAVEVVPLVEETDHIDIPDSDIRVDTYCSSGPGGQGVNTTYSAVRITHLPTGIVVTMQDERSQIQNRAAAMAVLQSRLLVLRHEEEAKKKKELAGDIKASWGDQMRSYVLHPYQMVKDLRTGYETSQTQAVFDGDINGFIDAGIRWRHEQRREAALEAEQAEDQTKNNNKK
- a CDS encoding CHAP domain-containing protein; amino-acid sequence: MLKVTQRLRVFVGMVLSVVMLLTCAAAVLTANPEQAEAATWGDYQQKQQETNNLRSQLVGVNSDLANKIIQLNDLTDNQIPAAQQAADDAQGNATQAQTAAQSATDRLNAAIKDKDDLEAKIKQTGIDYDDAKAGVAQVARDSFHATQATQVMDVVTKSSTTQDFVDKMQSQAAVKRSEANAADEDANTLNSSMNRKQRLDAIEEQISKLKVQADSDAATAQQAAQTAQAKQSSLQSLLSQGMSQRDYLQSQSSQLTTDSARAAAQMVSLKAQIDAQSQPALNSYNNNYNAHSSGQTWNNGSSGGSSRPSGGNNYRPAPSTPAPSRPSSGGGWSGGSAPYPPRQCTLWAWIRRNQFGKPVTGSMGNGGQWAATARSMGWPVDNSPRVGDAMVFTPGSIITGSMGYRPVSAAYGHVAIVERVNGDGSVFISEGGTGFATFPAYETVYGASKYQFIH
- a CDS encoding citrate synthase, translated to MVEAKLNVDASKFDLPVVKATEGADGIVVSSLKNDGFVTLDPGFLTTAQCESKITFIDGQKSILRYRGYPIEQLCEQSDFLEVAWLLQHGELPTKAEYDQFCLDLNHRTMVGEDFRSFMASFPHSAQPMSVLASAINALAAFYPDTTDISDPDQLDESARIIMAKARTIVSYIYRRRRDEPMLYPDVARGYVDDFLRMCFAVPYEPYESDELSIHALGRLLIIHADHEQNCSTSVVRIAGSAHANLYSAVAAGVNALSGPLHGGANEAVLKQLEVIRDSGESVSQFVENAKKNGTRISGFGHRVYKCYDPRAVVAKHYLEQLMARGDVDNRLPVDERALFDIATELEDIATHDDYFVSRHLYPNVDFYTGLLYRVIGFDAPMFTPLFALGRIPGWIAQYREMLDDPKTKIGRPRQVYTGETERDYVPMNQR
- a CDS encoding HdeD family acid-resistance protein; translated protein: MSDANTNDNNLNVNGNNENAQQQPNSQQPSGQPEYGAYAPNANAMNGNENQSENNGYAQNAGQSNQNYGQYTGNQGGAPQAGPNANPYVYNGQGQNQNQAPYSGYGPNGYGPYAADPNQYDRQYQNGNPYANANQYANASQNGQYQYARNGQQTRNGGPTAGNNNYFNAQSARPGSNEWWRMNPFKLAEEWLPNQAKKTIRIVYGVVGVVALLLGLALLIWPGKTLVAVAIVLGAYFVVSGAIRIIGAIVENGLPGGWRVLDILVGLLLVIGGVIMLKNTAISTALLTILVTLTVGIGWIMEGIMALVETWRLPKSGWAIFYAIISILAGIVVLFSPFASVIVLVVFAGIAMVVMGILAIVRAFRFGKK
- the ftsX gene encoding permease-like cell division protein FtsX, whose protein sequence is MRARFILSETWTSLRQNVSMILSVLLVTFISFLFIGASGLMQAQITKAKGDWYKEVEVVVWLCPDGTSQVANCSAGKAPTQQEIIQLQDKIHDELGNVVSKITYESREDFYKNTFLKQYPNGIYQGRTLTAADMQDSLKLKLKDPTKYQEVSETLSGSQGVEEVLDQRQIFDPVFAVLNKGTAVTLVLAAVMVVVAVLLTAITIRMSAASRKNETEIMRLVGASNWTIRLPFVLEGVLASLLGSLLSCAALSAIVKLFITDWLAKTVQWMPFVNQATVWLMAPALIVGAMLLSAIVSTISLRRYLQV
- the ftsE gene encoding cell division ATP-binding protein FtsE is translated as MALITLDKVSKIYPKGTRPALDHINLNIERGDFVFLVGASGSGKTTLLSLLLREEEATDGEIRVAGNDLRRLSARQIPQYRRSIGFIFQDYKLLNNKTVWQNVAFALEVIGTRRSTIKSLVPKVLETVGLTGKEKNYPHELSGGEAQRVAIARAYVNHPQILLADEPTGNLDPTTSLGIMEVLDAINRTGTTIVMATHNEEIVNSMRKRVVELHAGKIVRDEAKGSYDSARYFPDADVESKAKQVIDPTANKFKRPQSRVSAISATSGQSINSQTSDERSIVATQAMDAVAEAVANGTGENEGIARLASAMHSGRTGRYGEAFQSAETTMTWGKGLTSEEMTGAHEPVSAANQGTQTGQSERSRRSGQGTDSSSSSVAGNTQSKPAASRISKTSGGAKAVNPAGTAGSASTAEQQGKQPKANITNTRTAGILKSSQSVKNSDSVAKTGKAKAKAPSLPAPPIPPSQAKSKPNTKPTAGKDVQSKQVHNAQGRNNGKNAGERK
- the map gene encoding type I methionyl aminopeptidase, producing MIELKTPKEIASMKVAGRFVGSILKELQETTKVGTNLLEIDDLVRRRIESRKGAESCYVDYAPDFGTGPFKHYICTSVNDAVLHGVPYDYALKDGDLVSLDLAISVDGWCGDSAVSFVVGKDPNPEDIALIKCTEEALAAGIAAAQSGNRLGDVSAAVGDVAHEHGYTVNMEFGGHGIGHVMHGDPFVPNDGKAHHGYKLRPGLTIAIEPWFMKTTDEIYQDAKDGWTLRSSDGSNGAHSEHTIAITDNGPEILTVRE
- the dapD gene encoding 2,3,4,5-tetrahydropyridine-2,6-dicarboxylate N-succinyltransferase, whose protein sequence is MSDERTAWGWGLASIDEAGNTLDVWYPKLEMGAAPDEASRPKHGFGALAYDQPDARGVRRVPVFTVSALDSPIADAADAYLRLHLLSMCMVEPNTINLDGIFAKLANVVWTNYGPFAAENFALRKMDVMNAVAKAGTVAGGMPAPHVDVNVLGIDKFPRMVDYVVPEGVRIGDADRVRLGAHLAAGTTVMHAGFVNFNAGTLGTCMIEGRVSQGVTVGDGSDVGGGSSIMGTLSGGGKLRNSIGEHSLLGANAGIGISLGDNCVVEAGLYVTAGTKITIHDKAKIAAGEPLEVVKGSELSGKDNILFIRNSVTGAIEARYRKVGIALNEKLHKN